The following are encoded together in the Arthrobacter sp. Y-9 genome:
- the ychF gene encoding redox-regulated ATPase YchF, producing MALTIGIVGLPNVGKSTLFNALTRNQVLAANYPFATIEPNVGVVNLPDPRLTQLAEIFGSQRILPATVSFVDIAGIVKGASEGEGLGNQFLANIREAEAIAQVVRVFDDPDVIHVDGKVDPRSDMETINTELILADLQTIEKAIPRLEKDIRARKREQSELDAIKAAQAVLERGDTIFSSIASDKLDLDKLKELSLLTAKPFIYVFNADEGILGSEEKQAELRALVAPADCIFLDAKLESDLVELSEEEAREMLEMNGQEESGLDQLARVGFHTLGLQTYLTAGPKEARAWTIRQGDTAPQAAGVIHTDFQRGFIKAEVVSFQDLVDAGSMAEAKSRGKVRIEGKEYVMSDGDVVEFRFNV from the coding sequence GTGGCTCTTACTATCGGCATCGTCGGACTTCCCAATGTTGGCAAGTCAACGCTCTTCAACGCACTGACCCGCAACCAGGTCCTCGCAGCGAACTACCCGTTCGCGACGATCGAGCCGAATGTCGGCGTCGTCAACCTCCCGGATCCGCGCCTCACCCAGCTCGCCGAGATCTTCGGCAGCCAGCGGATCCTGCCGGCCACCGTGTCCTTCGTGGACATCGCCGGCATCGTGAAGGGCGCGTCGGAGGGTGAAGGCCTGGGCAACCAGTTCCTCGCCAACATCCGCGAGGCCGAGGCCATCGCCCAGGTGGTCCGCGTGTTCGATGACCCGGACGTCATCCACGTGGACGGCAAGGTCGACCCGCGCTCCGACATGGAGACCATCAACACCGAGCTGATCCTCGCCGATCTGCAGACCATCGAGAAGGCGATCCCGCGCCTGGAGAAGGACATCCGCGCCCGCAAGCGCGAGCAGTCCGAACTCGACGCCATCAAGGCCGCCCAGGCCGTCCTCGAGCGCGGCGACACCATCTTCTCCTCGATCGCCTCGGACAAGCTGGACCTGGACAAGCTCAAGGAACTGAGCCTGCTCACGGCCAAGCCCTTCATCTACGTCTTCAACGCCGACGAAGGCATCCTGGGCAGCGAGGAGAAGCAGGCCGAACTGCGCGCCCTGGTCGCGCCGGCCGACTGCATCTTCCTCGACGCCAAGCTGGAGTCCGACCTCGTGGAGCTCTCCGAGGAGGAGGCCCGCGAGATGCTGGAGATGAATGGTCAGGAGGAGTCCGGCCTGGACCAGCTCGCGCGCGTCGGTTTCCACACCCTCGGCCTGCAGACCTACCTCACCGCAGGTCCCAAGGAGGCCCGTGCCTGGACCATCCGCCAGGGTGACACCGCCCCGCAGGCCGCCGGCGTGATCCACACCGACTTTCAGCGCGGCTTCATCAAGGCGGAGGTCGTCTCCTTCCAGGACCTGGTCGACGCCGGTTCCATGGCTGAGGCGAAGTCCCGCGGCAAGGTCCGCATCGAAGGCAAGGAATACGTCATGTCCGACGGCGACGTGGTGGAGTTCCGCTTCAACGTGTAG
- a CDS encoding DNA recombination protein RmuC → MENILLVLLALLLGLAAGFLWGRSRNDDGAPLLRAQLRDAEQQLGLSRESLADARARAELLERQNSALSSLDEQENTVLHALAPVAEKLAAVQQHVALLERDRQHQFGQLSEQLQSARQVEAALLESTHSLASALKNNASRGRWGEVQLRRVVESAGLLDHVDFHEQFSSVSGDAAVRPDLVVQLPQGKYLVVDSKVPLSSFLEAQENGASSPERRNDLLKAHAKAVRAHIDALASKRYWDAVPASPELVVCFLPAESFLAAALEADGSLLDYGFSRNVALASPATLMALLKAVAVTWRQELLTENAKDLYDLSQELYTRLGTMGGHISKMGTSLKSSVENYNRFVGTLETRVLSTARKMTSLNLGDAEQFSTPATIETTPRVLTSAELLDEEDRAAS, encoded by the coding sequence ATGGAAAACATCCTGCTCGTCCTTCTCGCTCTGCTGCTCGGACTCGCCGCCGGTTTCCTCTGGGGACGCTCCCGGAACGACGACGGCGCGCCCCTCCTGCGCGCCCAGCTGCGGGATGCGGAACAGCAGCTGGGCCTCAGCCGCGAATCCCTCGCCGACGCCCGGGCGCGGGCTGAACTGCTCGAACGCCAGAACAGTGCCCTCAGCAGCCTCGACGAGCAGGAGAACACCGTCCTGCATGCGCTGGCGCCCGTGGCCGAGAAACTCGCCGCCGTCCAGCAGCACGTCGCACTCCTGGAACGGGACCGGCAGCACCAGTTCGGGCAGCTCTCCGAGCAGCTCCAATCGGCGCGTCAGGTGGAGGCGGCACTCCTCGAGAGCACGCATTCACTGGCGTCGGCCCTCAAGAACAACGCCAGCCGCGGACGCTGGGGAGAAGTCCAGCTCCGTCGGGTGGTCGAGTCCGCCGGTCTGCTGGACCACGTGGACTTCCACGAACAGTTCAGTTCGGTGTCCGGTGACGCGGCGGTCCGCCCCGACCTCGTGGTGCAGCTGCCCCAGGGCAAGTACCTGGTGGTGGATTCGAAGGTGCCGCTCAGCTCCTTCCTGGAAGCCCAGGAGAACGGAGCCTCCTCACCGGAGCGGAGGAACGACCTCCTGAAAGCCCACGCCAAGGCTGTCCGGGCCCACATCGACGCCCTCGCGAGCAAACGGTACTGGGATGCCGTCCCCGCCAGCCCGGAACTCGTGGTCTGCTTCCTGCCCGCGGAGTCGTTCCTGGCCGCAGCGCTGGAAGCCGACGGCAGCCTGCTCGACTACGGCTTCAGCAGGAACGTCGCCCTCGCCTCCCCCGCCACCCTGATGGCGCTGCTCAAGGCCGTCGCCGTCACGTGGCGGCAGGAGCTCCTGACCGAGAACGCCAAGGACCTCTACGACCTCTCCCAGGAGCTGTACACCCGCCTGGGAACCATGGGCGGCCACATCTCCAAGATGGGCACGTCGCTGAAATCGAGCGTGGAGAACTACAACCGCTTCGTCGGCACCCTCGAGACCCGGGTCCTGAGCACCGCCCGCAAGATGACGAGCCTGAACCTCGGCGACGCCGAACAGTTCAGCACCCCGGCCACCATCGAAACGACGCCCAGGGTGCTCACCTCAGCGGAGCTCCTCGACGAGGAAGACCGGGCCGCCTCCTGA
- a CDS encoding PhzF family phenazine biosynthesis protein: MSRRFRQVDVFGTTALGGNPVAVVLDGEGMTTEEMVRFTAWTNLSECTFVLPPTTDEADYRVRIFAPGSECPFAGHPTLGTARAWLDAGGVPKTPGVIVQECGAGLIQVREEEGLLAFAAPGLIRGGEVEEPYLQDVVEILGVEREDVVEARWIDNGPGWVGVLLADDRTVVGLEPNASRHPGRWDIGVLGPCPDGDQDAFEVRGFFSDGIGGPLMEDPVTGSLNASASQWMIETGRATPPFTNRQGGCMGRDGRIHLKDVDGELWVGGTAEVVFSGEYRG; encoded by the coding sequence ATGAGCAGGCGATTCAGGCAAGTGGATGTTTTCGGCACGACGGCGCTGGGTGGTAACCCGGTGGCCGTGGTGCTCGACGGCGAGGGGATGACCACCGAGGAGATGGTCCGCTTCACCGCCTGGACCAACTTGTCCGAGTGCACCTTCGTCCTGCCGCCCACCACCGATGAGGCCGACTACCGGGTCCGGATCTTCGCCCCGGGTTCCGAGTGTCCCTTCGCCGGCCACCCGACGCTCGGAACGGCACGCGCCTGGCTGGACGCCGGTGGGGTGCCGAAGACGCCCGGGGTCATCGTGCAGGAGTGTGGCGCCGGTCTGATCCAGGTCCGTGAGGAAGAGGGGCTGCTCGCCTTCGCCGCCCCGGGTCTGATCCGTGGCGGTGAGGTCGAGGAACCCTACCTGCAGGACGTGGTGGAGATCCTGGGCGTCGAGCGCGAGGACGTCGTCGAAGCCCGGTGGATCGACAACGGGCCCGGGTGGGTGGGGGTCCTCCTGGCCGACGACCGCACCGTGGTCGGCCTTGAGCCGAATGCGAGCCGTCATCCCGGACGATGGGACATCGGTGTCCTCGGTCCGTGCCCGGACGGCGACCAGGACGCTTTCGAAGTGCGGGGCTTCTTCTCCGACGGGATCGGCGGCCCTCTGATGGAGGACCCGGTGACCGGCAGCCTCAACGCGTCGGCGTCCCAGTGGATGATCGAGACCGGTCGCGCGACGCCTCCGTTCACCAACCGGCAGGGCGGCTGCATGGGCCGGGACGGCCGCATTCACCTCAAGGACGTCGACGGCGAGCTGTGGGTGGGCGGCACCGCCGAAGTGGTCTTCAGCGGCGAGTACCGCGGCTGA
- a CDS encoding 4-hydroxy-3-methylbut-2-enyl diphosphate reductase, with the protein MTSAAISVPMPSIPRKRRTREEVEAAAPVAAPKKVLLAAPRGYCAGVDRAVIAVEKALEHYGPPVYVRKQIVHNVHVVTSLEEKGAIFVEENDEVPEGALVIFSAHGVSPAVVQSAEDRGLRTIDATCPLVTKVHREAVRFAKDDYDILLIGHEGHEEVEGTAGEAPEHIQIVNGPHEVDQVTVRDPNKVIWLSQTTLSVDETMETVRLLRQKFPTLQDPPSDDICYATTNRQVAIKKVAPQADLVIVVGSANSSNSVRLVEVALEYGAKRSERVDYANQVDEAWFEGVATVGVTSGASVPEVLVQDVLRLLADYGYGDVQEVVTAEEDLLFSLPKELRATLKAAGDSSRALGGRGNRPLS; encoded by the coding sequence ATGACCTCGGCCGCCATCTCAGTGCCCATGCCCTCCATCCCGCGCAAGCGCCGGACCCGCGAGGAGGTGGAGGCCGCTGCGCCGGTGGCCGCTCCGAAGAAGGTCCTGCTCGCCGCGCCGCGTGGTTACTGCGCCGGCGTGGACCGCGCGGTGATCGCCGTCGAGAAGGCGCTGGAGCACTACGGCCCTCCCGTGTACGTCCGCAAGCAGATCGTCCACAATGTGCACGTCGTGACCTCCCTTGAGGAGAAGGGCGCCATCTTCGTGGAGGAGAACGACGAGGTGCCCGAGGGCGCCCTGGTCATCTTCTCCGCTCACGGTGTTTCTCCGGCCGTGGTCCAGTCCGCCGAGGACCGTGGCCTGCGGACGATCGACGCCACCTGCCCCCTGGTGACCAAGGTGCACCGCGAGGCCGTCCGCTTCGCGAAGGATGATTACGACATCCTGCTCATCGGCCACGAAGGTCATGAGGAGGTCGAAGGCACCGCGGGTGAGGCGCCTGAGCACATCCAGATCGTCAACGGGCCGCACGAAGTTGACCAGGTGACGGTCCGGGATCCGAACAAAGTCATCTGGCTTTCGCAGACCACACTGAGCGTGGACGAGACCATGGAGACTGTGCGCCTGCTGCGGCAGAAATTCCCCACCCTGCAGGATCCGCCCAGCGACGACATCTGCTACGCCACCACCAACCGCCAGGTGGCCATCAAGAAGGTCGCCCCGCAGGCGGACCTCGTGATCGTGGTCGGCTCGGCGAACTCGTCCAACTCGGTCCGTCTCGTGGAGGTGGCCCTGGAGTACGGCGCCAAGCGGTCCGAGCGCGTGGACTACGCGAACCAGGTCGATGAGGCATGGTTCGAAGGCGTGGCCACCGTCGGCGTCACGTCCGGAGCGTCGGTCCCCGAGGTCCTGGTGCAGGACGTCCTGCGCTTGCTGGCCGACTACGGGTACGGCGATGTCCAGGAAGTCGTGACGGCCGAGGAGGACCTGCTGTTCTCTCTTCCCAAGGAACTGCGGGCGACCCTCAAGGCGGCCGGCGATTCCAGCCGGGCCCTGGGTGGCCGTGGCAACCGGCCCCTGAGCTGA